The genomic region AGCACGATCGCCCAAGGAAACAGGAATGCGATTTCCAGGTCGAACAGAATAAAAAGAATAGCCACCAAATAATAACGCACGTCAAACCGCATACGCGCATCTTCGAAAGCCTCGAAGCCGCACTCGTACGGCGAGAGCTTTTCACTATCCGGATGATTTGGCGCAAGCAACCAGCCCAATAACATTGGACCCACACCAACCGCCAAACCCACTAAAACAAACAACAATACAGGAAAATAATTTTCAAGCATGGATACGCTCCCAAGCCATTTACAGGCACATAGCCTCTCAGTTTAATTGCCCTAAAAGCACCGCGTCAAGCTTAAATAAAGATTGTTAGAATTAAGCAAAATAATAATAACAATCAATTGATTACGATAAGCAGCAGCGTCGTGCCAAATCGAAAATCTTATGGTGCCGACGGCGAGACTCGAACTCGCACAGCTTTACGCCACTACCC from Sulfuriferula thiophila harbors:
- a CDS encoding NADH-quinone oxidoreductase subunit A, whose amino-acid sequence is MLENYFPVLLFVLVGLAVGVGPMLLGWLLAPNHPDSEKLSPYECGFEAFEDARMRFDVRYYLVAILFILFDLEIAFLFPWAIVLEKIGMFGYLAMVMFLAILVVGFVYEWMKGALEWE